The following coding sequences lie in one Cyanobacterium sp. Dongsha4 genomic window:
- a CDS encoding inositol monophosphatase family protein, whose protein sequence is MIIEPLEIIKTLLPILKLAGQYACNIQSKIQTQPDKDYGENFYATALTDADLTIQTAIELALLAKFPELKFFGEEYAKSYNTKYFRGTNLGDDEELLITLDPIDGTRAYLDNLSCFSIILNIIKNKQYEAVFVLQPKRKHYFYALKGKGAFMGTIDNNLEFAKPLKLTSLNSHKIYLSFALTSLKTKLNPIFDTWCSATNYNPPENIPDYLDLINGDLAGFVLDKGNLIDSASLAFVAKEAGAIASHFDGSDFQPFRNINDMKIDGLVIAFNQEIHQQILGIINQ, encoded by the coding sequence ATGATTATCGAACCCCTAGAAATCATAAAAACTTTACTTCCCATCCTGAAACTAGCAGGGCAATATGCGTGTAATATTCAGTCAAAAATACAAACTCAACCGGATAAAGACTATGGTGAGAATTTTTATGCCACTGCTTTAACGGATGCTGATTTAACGATTCAAACTGCCATTGAATTAGCTTTATTAGCAAAATTTCCTGAGTTAAAATTTTTTGGCGAAGAATATGCCAAATCCTACAATACTAAATATTTCCGAGGAACAAATTTAGGGGATGATGAGGAATTATTAATTACTTTAGATCCTATTGATGGCACTAGGGCTTATTTAGATAATTTATCTTGTTTTTCTATTATTTTAAACATTATCAAAAATAAACAATATGAGGCAGTATTTGTTTTACAACCCAAAAGAAAACACTACTTTTATGCCCTAAAAGGAAAAGGTGCTTTTATGGGAACTATTGATAATAATCTAGAGTTTGCAAAGCCTTTAAAATTAACATCTTTAAATTCCCATAAAATCTATTTAAGTTTTGCTTTAACCTCTTTAAAGACTAAATTAAACCCTATATTTGATACTTGGTGCAGTGCCACTAACTATAATCCCCCTGAAAATATTCCTGATTATTTAGACTTAATTAATGGAGATTTAGCTGGTTTTGTCCTTGATAAGGGTAATTTAATTGATAGTGCTAGTTTAGCTTTTGTGGCAAAGGAAGCAGGTGCAATCGCATCTCATTTTGATGGTAGTGATTTTCAACCTTTTAGAAATATTAATGATATGAAAATAGATGGTTTAGTAATAGCTTTTAATCAAGAAATTCATCAACAAATATTAGGCATTATTAACCAATGA
- the glcD gene encoding glycolate oxidase subunit GlcD — protein MFLSSIDNKWQPIIKKLESVLGKNGVVKRKDELLTYECDGLPQYRQRPALVTLPKTTEEVAEIVKICNQYETPWIARGAGTGLSGGALPVEDCVLIVTARMRQILDIDYDNQRIIVQPGIINNWVTQAVSGAGFYYAPDPSSQIICSIGGNVAENSGGVHCLKYGTTTNHVLGLTIVTAEGEILKIGGKVPEMPGFDLTGLFVGSEGTLGIATEITLKILKTPESICVVLADFQSVEDAGKAVADIIQAGIIPAGMEMMDNFSINAVEDVVATDCYPRNAEAILLVELDGLEVEVKNYKEKVAEICRQCGADSITSANDQETRLKLWKGRKAAFAAMGKISPNYFVQDGVVPRSKLPQVLAEINQLSEKYGYRIANVFHAGDGNLHPLILYNGAIEGAFETVEELGGEILKLCVRVGGSISGEHGIGSDKKCYMSDMFTETDLETMQYVRSSFNPKGLANPTKIFPTPRTCGESANAQKTEYKGAIAF, from the coding sequence ATGTTTTTATCTTCCATTGACAATAAGTGGCAACCCATTATTAAAAAACTAGAATCTGTCTTAGGTAAAAATGGAGTTGTCAAACGAAAAGATGAACTTCTTACCTATGAATGCGATGGTTTACCTCAATATCGTCAACGCCCTGCTTTAGTCACCTTACCTAAAACCACAGAAGAAGTAGCAGAGATTGTCAAAATCTGTAATCAATACGAAACTCCTTGGATAGCTAGAGGGGCAGGTACAGGCTTATCGGGAGGAGCATTACCTGTGGAAGATTGCGTTTTAATCGTTACTGCAAGAATGCGTCAAATTTTAGATATTGATTATGATAATCAACGCATTATTGTGCAACCCGGTATCATCAACAATTGGGTAACACAAGCGGTTAGTGGTGCAGGTTTTTATTATGCTCCTGATCCTTCTAGTCAGATTATATGCTCTATTGGTGGTAATGTGGCGGAAAATTCTGGGGGGGTTCATTGTCTCAAATATGGTACAACGACTAATCATGTTTTAGGTTTAACCATCGTCACTGCAGAAGGAGAAATTCTCAAAATCGGCGGTAAAGTTCCAGAAATGCCGGGTTTTGACTTAACAGGCTTATTTGTGGGTTCAGAGGGTACTTTAGGCATTGCCACAGAAATTACCTTGAAAATTCTCAAAACTCCTGAGTCTATTTGTGTTGTCTTAGCAGATTTTCAAAGTGTGGAAGATGCAGGAAAAGCTGTTGCTGATATTATTCAAGCTGGTATCATTCCCGCAGGTATGGAGATGATGGATAATTTTAGTATCAATGCGGTGGAAGATGTCGTGGCGACTGACTGCTATCCTCGCAATGCCGAAGCTATTTTATTAGTGGAGTTAGATGGTTTAGAGGTGGAGGTGAAAAACTATAAAGAGAAAGTTGCGGAAATTTGCCGTCAGTGTGGTGCAGATAGTATAACCTCTGCTAATGATCAAGAAACTCGCTTAAAGTTATGGAAAGGTAGAAAAGCCGCTTTTGCGGCTATGGGTAAAATTAGCCCTAATTATTTTGTACAGGATGGGGTTGTACCTCGTTCTAAGTTACCTCAAGTGTTAGCCGAGATCAATCAATTAAGCGAAAAATATGGTTATCGTATCGCTAATGTTTTCCATGCAGGTGATGGTAATTTGCATCCTTTAATCCTTTACAATGGGGCGATTGAGGGTGCTTTTGAAACAGTAGAGGAGTTGGGGGGAGAAATCCTTAAATTATGTGTCCGTGTTGGTGGTAGTATTTCTGGTGAACATGGCATTGGTAGCGATAAGAAATGTTATATGAGTGATATGTTTACGGAAACGGATTTGGAAACGATGCAATATGTTAGAAGTAGTTTTAATCCTAAAGGTTTGGCTAACCCTACTAAAATTTTTCCTACTCCTCGCACTTGCGGTGAGTCTGCTAACGCTCAAAAAACTGAATACAAAGGTGCGATCGCATTTTAA
- a CDS encoding tetratricopeptide repeat protein has protein sequence MIRFFITLLICLSLFISPVIAEENINLPTEAQLQAGEEIARQAIEATEKGDFIQAEKFWTELINQFPSNPAVWSNRGNARVSQNKIAEAIDDYNESIKLAPDAPDPYLNRGVAYEGLGKYQDAIADYQKVLELDPEDAMAYNNLGNANAGLENWDEAVKYYHKATELAPNFAFASANESLALYQLGRKQEALTKMRNIVRKYPMFPDMRAALTAVLWEEGKQGEAESNWVATVGMDSRYKNVEWLKEVRRWPPKMVIALENFLTLDN, from the coding sequence ATGATCAGATTTTTTATTACTTTACTAATTTGCTTATCTCTATTTATTTCCCCTGTAATTGCTGAAGAAAATATTAATCTGCCCACAGAAGCACAATTACAAGCAGGAGAAGAAATCGCCCGTCAAGCCATTGAGGCAACAGAAAAAGGAGATTTTATTCAAGCAGAAAAATTTTGGACTGAATTAATTAATCAATTCCCTTCTAACCCTGCTGTTTGGAGTAATAGAGGCAATGCTAGAGTTAGTCAAAATAAAATTGCCGAAGCTATTGATGATTATAACGAGTCTATCAAATTAGCTCCCGATGCACCAGACCCCTACTTAAATAGAGGAGTTGCTTATGAAGGTTTAGGAAAATATCAAGATGCGATCGCAGATTATCAAAAAGTATTAGAATTAGATCCAGAGGATGCAATGGCATATAATAACCTCGGTAATGCCAATGCAGGACTAGAAAACTGGGATGAAGCTGTAAAATACTATCATAAAGCCACCGAATTAGCCCCTAATTTTGCCTTTGCCAGTGCCAATGAATCCCTTGCCCTATATCAGCTAGGCAGAAAACAGGAAGCCTTAACCAAAATGCGAAATATAGTACGTAAATATCCAATGTTTCCCGACATGAGAGCCGCTTTAACTGCTGTTTTATGGGAAGAAGGTAAACAAGGAGAAGCCGAAAGTAATTGGGTGGCAACAGTAGGTATGGATAGCCGTTATAAAAATGTAGAGTGGCTTAAAGAAGTTAGACGTTGGCCTCCTAAAATGGTAATTGCCTTGGAAAACTTCCTCACCCTTGATAACTAA
- a CDS encoding DUF4007 family protein produces MQTNLELNLLDNPVTPTFARHETFHPRWGWLKKGFDMASIEGKIFNEEDAPVKLGVGKNMVRSLRYWCYTFKKSIN; encoded by the coding sequence ATGCAGACTAATTTGGAGTTAAATCTCTTAGACAATCCCGTAACTCCTACTTTTGCCCGTCATGAGACTTTTCATCCCCGTTGGGGTTGGTTAAAGAAGGGTTTTGATATGGCTTCGATTGAAGGTAAAATTTTTAATGAGGAAGATGCACCTGTTAAATTAGGAGTGGGGAAAAATATGGTGCGATCGCTCCGTTATTGGTGTTATACTTTTAAGAAGAGTATCAATTAA
- a CDS encoding DUF2779 domain-containing protein: protein MEQLSRDILGKITSALINNQTTKGKILAIANYSTHQEVCFQKQENEMGVWIPALALLDLTSQNILKEKTQTQLLTKSLFMSGLRCPKKMWLEINDSSMIESLPLAQQRIIQQGIEVQEYARKRFSSGYLIEGKSSEALEKTQKFLHSNIDCLFEAAFLFNDILVRCDILQKTKNASWDLIEIKSSGSIKDEYIDDIAIQKYVLINCSLPINKVKVMHINTKTCFFPNLENLFVIEDVSDKVDQRLSELNIESKINQFKEILNSFKNPLIAIGKHCINPQPCSFQSNCWQNIPEGSIFTIPRLSTEKLNQLVEREIFAIKDINNQIKLTPNQKKYVDLISNNQPNIDFDEIQNIISTLQYPLHFFDIETQNPAIPRFEGLKPYEQFIFQYSCHILHKDKSLEHYEYLHTDNSDPRPSVIESLINHIEPTGTIIVYHQSFESNILKKLAQDFPQYKQELLCMVERLWDLEEIFKQYYQHPKFYGSTSIKKVLPVLVRDLSYDKLEIQRGDVAQAIWDSMIICSNKNKKSEMIKNLKEYCQLDTLAMVKIHEKLLEIIN, encoded by the coding sequence ATGGAACAATTAAGTAGAGATATATTAGGAAAAATCACTTCCGCACTTATTAATAATCAAACAACAAAAGGGAAAATACTTGCGATCGCAAATTATTCAACTCATCAAGAAGTATGTTTTCAAAAACAAGAAAATGAAATGGGTGTTTGGATTCCTGCCCTTGCATTACTTGACTTGACGAGTCAAAATATTCTCAAGGAAAAAACCCAGACTCAACTGTTAACGAAATCATTATTTATGTCTGGGTTAAGATGTCCTAAAAAAATGTGGTTAGAAATAAATGATTCATCTATGATAGAATCTTTACCACTGGCACAACAGAGAATTATACAACAAGGAATTGAAGTTCAAGAATATGCTCGAAAAAGATTTTCTAGTGGTTATTTAATAGAAGGAAAATCATCGGAAGCCCTTGAAAAAACCCAAAAATTTCTTCATTCAAATATTGATTGTTTATTTGAAGCAGCGTTTCTATTTAATGATATTTTGGTTCGCTGTGATATTTTGCAAAAAACAAAAAATGCCTCATGGGATTTAATTGAAATAAAATCTTCAGGCTCTATTAAAGATGAATATATTGATGATATTGCTATTCAAAAATATGTATTAATTAATTGCTCATTACCTATTAATAAAGTAAAAGTAATGCACATTAATACAAAAACTTGTTTTTTCCCTAATTTAGAAAATCTTTTTGTCATAGAAGATGTATCAGATAAGGTCGATCAAAGATTATCAGAACTGAATATTGAATCTAAAATAAATCAATTTAAAGAAATACTAAATAGTTTTAAAAACCCCTTAATTGCTATTGGAAAACATTGTATTAATCCTCAGCCTTGTTCTTTTCAAAGTAATTGTTGGCAAAATATCCCCGAAGGCTCAATTTTTACTATTCCACGTTTATCTACAGAAAAATTAAATCAATTAGTAGAAAGAGAAATATTTGCTATTAAAGATATTAATAATCAAATAAAACTTACTCCTAACCAAAAAAAATATGTTGATTTAATTAGCAACAATCAACCAAATATAGATTTTGACGAAATTCAAAATATTATCTCTACCTTACAATATCCTTTACATTTCTTTGACATAGAAACTCAGAATCCCGCTATCCCCAGATTTGAAGGATTAAAACCTTATGAGCAATTTATCTTCCAATATAGTTGTCATATTTTACACAAGGACAAAAGTTTAGAACATTATGAATATTTACACACAGATAATTCAGATCCCCGACCATCTGTAATAGAATCTTTAATTAATCATATTGAACCTACTGGTACAATTATTGTTTATCATCAATCTTTTGAAAGTAATATTCTAAAAAAATTAGCACAAGATTTTCCTCAATATAAGCAAGAATTATTATGTATGGTGGAAAGACTTTGGGATTTAGAAGAAATATTTAAACAATACTATCAACATCCAAAATTCTATGGTTCAACTTCAATCAAAAAAGTTCTTCCTGTTTTAGTTCGAGATTTAAGCTATGATAAATTGGAAATTCAAAGAGGTGATGTTGCCCAAGCTATTTGGGATTCAATGATTATTTGTTCTAATAAAAATAAAAAAAGTGAAATGATAAAAAACTTAAAGGAATACTGTCAATTAGACACATTAGCAATGGTTAAAATTCATGAAAAATTATTAGAAATTATTAATTAA
- a CDS encoding CopG family antitoxin has protein sequence MKPEYDLTKMKSCPNPYAKKLKQQVNLPLEIEVIEYFEKKAQEKGISYQQLINLYLQDCVKSKREISF, from the coding sequence ATGAAACCAGAATATGATTTAACTAAAATGAAAAGTTGCCCGAATCCTTATGCAAAAAAACTAAAGCAACAAGTAAATTTACCTTTAGAAATTGAAGTGATAGAATATTTTGAAAAAAAGGCACAAGAAAAAGGTATTTCTTATCAACAACTAATTAATTTATATCTTCAAGATTGTGTCAAAAGCAAACGTGAAATATCTTTTTAA
- a CDS encoding BrnT family toxin: MSQLLFQWNKEKDLINQKKHGISFEEAKSVFYDDNAIQFWDEAHSELEDRFLLLGMSSKM, encoded by the coding sequence ATGAGTCAATTATTATTTCAGTGGAATAAAGAGAAGGATTTAATCAATCAAAAAAAGCATGGTATTTCATTTGAAGAAGCAAAATCAGTATTTTATGATGATAATGCAATTCAATTTTGGGATGAGGCACATTCTGAATTAGAAGATAGATTTTTATTACTTGGTATGAGTTCAAAAATGTGA